AGCGTTTGAACTTCGACCGCTTCGGCTTGTCACCTTCCATATCAGGCAAGCGCGAGATGCCATGCCGTTGCAGGCACCGATGCAGCGCAGATCGCGTCAGGTGGGGTATCGAAGGCTGCAGGGCGTAAAGGCAATCGTCCAAGGGCAGAAGTGTATGCCGTCTGAACGCCACGATCGCCGCCTCTTCGGCCTCTGACAGAACCGTCGAACGAGGCTCTGTCGGCCCGGTCTTCAAGTCTTCGACCGTCGCGCGCTTGCGCCACTTCGCAACGGTCTTGGGGTTGATGCCCAACTCCCGGCTCAGCTGCGCGAGCGAAGCCTGCGATCGCTGTATTGCTGCTCGGACAGCGTGCGTGGTCGTGGCGCTTCCGTGACGAACTTGTCCCATAGGGCATCCTTCCATTCCAAAGAAAGGATCGCACCATCAAACCGTGGGATCAAACACCTAGTGGCCTCACGGCAATATGACCTCGCCGATTTCACGTCCTGGTTTCCGCACAAGTTGCTTCCGATATGATTCTGGGGCGGTTGAAGCGCAAATGCAGAAAGCCTCCCGGATGAAGATTGGGCGTCTGTAGAATACAGATATTTCTTGCTGCAGGGCGCGCATTGGACACTGTTTCGCAATGTCGACCGTGCTCAATCTTTCTCCGTCAGCAAGAACAGGTTGCTCGTAGAACATCACCAAAGCCAAATTCTCACAGGGGCCGTCCTTTCGGACGGCCCCGCTTCGCTTCAGAAGGTAAACTTCACCACTCCCTGCAGGCGGGTATTGTCGAAGCTCGTGCCGTCGAACTGCTCGCGCTCGAGATAGCTCACCTCGGCCGCCAGCATCAGCTGCTTAGTCGCGAAGTAGCGGTAGGTCAGGTAGGCGGAACTGATCTGTTTCGTCCCGCTGTCCGCCGCACCGGCATAGTCGTCGAAGCGCTGCATCCCGTAGGCCACGGAGATGTCGCTCTTCTCGCCCAGCTTCTGGGTGATGCCGGCCTTGAGCCCGTGAACCTTGATCGCATCGCCATCGGCGTCGATGTCATAGGCGTATTTCCCGCCGGTGGCGATGTCGATCGTCGCCGCGCCGGCATTGTTCATCGCCGTCGCAATCCCCTTGCCGCCGACATATTGCAGCTGCAGCTTGCCGCCCTGCCAGGCCTCGACATCCGCGCCCAGCGCATAGCCGAGACCTCGCACGGTCTCACCGGCATTGGTTTCGAGATTGCGCGCGATCACGCCCAGGCCCGCCTTTACCCGCGGCGAGGCATAGCCGCCGAAAGCCGTCAGCGCCAGGTTCGACTGCGCGCCGGGGGCATAATCCTCTTCGATGGCCAGCGACAGGCGCCATTGCTCATTCGGCCGGAAGGTATAGCGCAGCTGCGGCGCCCGGTAGTTGGTGCCGCCCGCCGCACCGTTGAAGTCCTGGATCGCGCCGGGCGTGCCCTCGAAGGGCATCCAGTTCGTCCAAGTCTGGCCGGCCAGCAACGGCCCGACCTCGCCATAGGCATGGCGCAGGCGGAAATTGCCGCTGCCGCTGGCCGCGCCGTAGAAATCGCCCTCGATGTTGAACTTCAGCTCGCCGATCTCGGTGTCGATGCTGCCCTTGACGCCCAGCCGGCTTTCGAACGCCGTCGCCCCGCTGCCGCCGTCCTGGACCGAGCTTTCCCCGACGCTGGCCATGCCGCCGGTCGTATAACCAAGGTCATAGTTGTTGTCCCCGACCAGGTCGAGCTTGGTAAAGCCATAGAAGGACAGCTTCACCCCCGGCCCCGCCGTCACCGGTGCAGCGGCCTTTTCGGCCTCGAGCGTGGCGATCCGCGCCTCGAGCGCGGCCAGATCCTGTGCCACGGCACCGGTCGCGCCGCAGCCCAGTAGCGCCGCGGCCAGCAGGCCGGTCTTTCGTCCTTTCGTCCATTTGGTCGTCATCTTGATCCTCCCTCTTGGTGTGATGCCAGTGCGTTTGCGCATGCGACTCCCCTGGCCCGGAGCCGCGCAGGACCACCGGGATGCCCGCACCCCGGGTTCGTCATGTCGTTGAGTTTTGTGCGGGATGCCGGCGACCGGCGGGCATCCAACTGGCCTTAGTCCGAGGCCATCACCCGCTCGAGGCGAACCTTGAAGGCCGCGCGCGTCAGCAGGACGAGGCCGATCATCAGGACCGTCTGCACCACCCCGACCGCCGAGGCGAACTGATATTCGCCGCCGTCCATGTAGTGCCAGGTCAGCACCGACAGCGTCTGGCTGTTGCGTCCATAGAGCAGCGCCGAGGCCGACAGCTCCTTGATGGATTGCAGCATGACGAAGAACAGCAGGGCGATCATCGTCGGCTTGACCATCGGCATCAGGATGGCGCGGACCGCGCGCAGGGGCGAGGCACC
This portion of the Paracoccus sp. N5 genome encodes:
- a CDS encoding DcaP family trimeric outer membrane transporter yields the protein MTTKWTKGRKTGLLAAALLGCGATGAVAQDLAALEARIATLEAEKAAAPVTAGPGVKLSFYGFTKLDLVGDNNYDLGYTTGGMASVGESSVQDGGSGATAFESRLGVKGSIDTEIGELKFNIEGDFYGAASGSGNFRLRHAYGEVGPLLAGQTWTNWMPFEGTPGAIQDFNGAAGGTNYRAPQLRYTFRPNEQWRLSLAIEEDYAPGAQSNLALTAFGGYASPRVKAGLGVIARNLETNAGETVRGLGYALGADVEAWQGGKLQLQYVGGKGIATAMNNAGAATIDIATGGKYAYDIDADGDAIKVHGLKAGITQKLGEKSDISVAYGMQRFDDYAGAADSGTKQISSAYLTYRYFATKQLMLAAEVSYLEREQFDGTSFDNTRLQGVVKFTF